In the Haloferula helveola genome, one interval contains:
- a CDS encoding helix-turn-helix transcriptional regulator — MSPVSPRIDSQADPQVLSAADLKALLHLSHQVGTQPCFRELAAQAVQRIPGLFEERVGVVLRKLDPCGKLLWEVASPGWKGFRVREEQGHEAASLWANDSKSRKRDSSPKGRAKAAETRSQLHRRVSTSSEYAVTLVLIHEREDFDVREMALVNEIVQILKVADARFGPLFSALSVSRSMAAGSLVCGWVEVDRRTWRPVRIEGPAEGWLAALRELDESAGVIPRRLRRCIEGDHGSGTISCPGVPKPGLEIRSFLCDRTNRILIALKPSTNGAVTDHPALTRREREVMRLMGTGRSRSEVASQLGVSKRTVDKHLEHTYVKLGVSGLHEALVELACGRHE, encoded by the coding sequence CCGATCCGCAGGTCCTGTCGGCTGCGGATCTGAAGGCGTTGCTCCACCTGAGTCACCAAGTCGGCACGCAGCCGTGCTTTCGGGAGCTCGCCGCGCAAGCCGTGCAGCGAATCCCCGGGCTGTTCGAGGAACGGGTGGGCGTGGTGCTGCGCAAGCTCGACCCTTGTGGGAAGCTTCTCTGGGAGGTCGCAAGTCCCGGCTGGAAAGGGTTTCGGGTTCGGGAGGAGCAAGGCCACGAAGCTGCTTCCCTGTGGGCGAATGACAGCAAATCGAGGAAGCGCGATTCTTCTCCGAAGGGACGGGCCAAGGCGGCAGAAACGAGGAGCCAACTCCATCGGCGGGTGTCCACGTCCTCCGAATATGCGGTGACCCTTGTCTTGATTCACGAGCGTGAAGACTTCGACGTGAGGGAGATGGCCTTGGTCAACGAGATCGTCCAGATCCTGAAGGTTGCCGATGCCCGTTTCGGACCGCTTTTCTCCGCACTCTCGGTGAGCCGTTCGATGGCCGCAGGCTCGCTGGTCTGCGGGTGGGTGGAAGTCGACCGCCGAACGTGGCGGCCGGTGAGGATCGAGGGCCCGGCGGAGGGTTGGCTCGCCGCACTGCGCGAACTCGACGAGTCCGCAGGCGTGATTCCCCGTCGGCTGCGCCGGTGCATCGAGGGCGATCATGGGTCCGGCACCATCTCCTGCCCGGGAGTACCGAAACCGGGACTCGAGATCCGGAGCTTCCTCTGTGATCGGACCAACCGGATCCTGATCGCACTCAAGCCGTCAACGAACGGAGCCGTGACGGACCATCCGGCACTCACCCGGCGCGAGCGGGAAGTGATGCGCCTGATGGGGACCGGCCGAAGCCGCAGTGAGGTGGCCAGCCAGCTCGGTGTCTCGAAGCGGACGGTCGACAAGCACCTTGAGCACACCTACGTGAAGCTCGGCGTCTCCGGCCTTCACGAAGCGCTGGTCGAGCTCGCCTGCGGCCGGCACGAGTAG
- a CDS encoding sialate O-acetylesterase, with product MRILHFILPFAFFVLPAAAERHLFILSGQSNMAGLKPEISFTPTVEEAFGKENVVVIKDAQGGQPIRRWFKAWKPAEGEGPEATGDLYDRMMTKVTAATKDQKFDTVTFVWMQGERDAKESHGSVYSASMRGLIDQLGKDLKRDDIHFVIGRLSDFDMDNKRYPHWTMVRDAQVAVAEADPKGAWVDTDDLNDKPVKEGEGTRDDLHYSGEGYKTLGKRFADSAIGLIRKPE from the coding sequence ATGAGAATCCTCCACTTTATCCTGCCGTTCGCATTCTTCGTCCTGCCCGCCGCCGCCGAGCGTCACCTGTTCATTCTCTCCGGGCAGTCGAACATGGCCGGGCTCAAGCCTGAGATTTCGTTCACGCCGACGGTCGAGGAAGCGTTCGGAAAGGAGAACGTCGTGGTGATCAAGGATGCGCAGGGCGGCCAGCCGATCCGGCGCTGGTTCAAAGCGTGGAAGCCGGCCGAGGGCGAGGGACCGGAGGCAACCGGCGACCTCTATGACCGGATGATGACCAAGGTCACCGCGGCGACGAAGGACCAGAAGTTCGACACGGTGACCTTCGTCTGGATGCAGGGGGAACGCGACGCGAAGGAAAGCCACGGGTCGGTCTATTCCGCCAGCATGCGGGGGCTGATCGACCAGCTGGGCAAGGACCTGAAGCGGGACGATATCCATTTCGTCATCGGCCGGCTGAGCGACTTCGACATGGACAACAAGCGCTACCCTCACTGGACCATGGTCCGCGATGCCCAGGTGGCGGTCGCCGAGGCCGATCCCAAGGGCGCTTGGGTCGACACCGATGATCTCAACGACAAGCCCGTCAAAGAGGGCGAGGGCACAAGGGACGACCTTCACTACTCCGGCGAAGGGTACAAGACCCTCGGCAAGCGATTCGCCGACAGCGCGATCGGGCTGATCCGAAAGCCGGAGTGA